The following are encoded together in the Kribbella voronezhensis genome:
- a CDS encoding MFS transporter gives MSARIYLLAAGAFAVGTSAYVVSGVLPAVSSELHVSLTAAGQLATAFALSYAVGAPLLSTLTGRWERRTLLLAALLTAALGNLIAALATDYSVLILGRVVAAFGAAAYTPAATLFATGFLPPEERGRAVAVVFGGLTFALVLGVPAGSLLGGSLGYRGVFGLIAAVAVLIALAVQTALPKVQAPPAISLRERFAGVTDRRVQIVLAITVLSVLATMSVYIYVVPLLAKTAHLKGGIVGVLLLVYGLGAVVGNLIGGRATDRFGSLRTLGVVLTGFTVVIATLTLTATTVVGAGIALFVWSLFTWAFNPPIQNLLLELGSGGGLLLAMNASAIYLGAGLSAVVGGLVIKLVGVQLLPPIAAGLGVIVLALLAVLRRNPALEAIEHLEPVESEERLSVAVAD, from the coding sequence ATGTCCGCACGCATCTACCTGCTGGCCGCCGGTGCCTTCGCCGTCGGCACCAGCGCGTACGTCGTGTCCGGCGTGCTCCCCGCCGTCAGCTCCGAGCTGCACGTCTCACTCACCGCCGCCGGCCAGCTCGCGACGGCTTTCGCTCTCTCGTACGCCGTCGGCGCGCCGCTGTTGTCCACGTTGACGGGCCGCTGGGAGCGCCGCACGCTGCTGCTCGCCGCACTCCTCACTGCTGCGCTGGGCAACCTGATAGCCGCGCTGGCCACGGACTACTCGGTGCTGATCCTGGGCCGGGTCGTGGCCGCGTTCGGTGCTGCTGCCTACACGCCGGCTGCCACGTTGTTCGCCACCGGCTTCCTGCCGCCGGAGGAGCGGGGCCGCGCGGTTGCTGTGGTCTTCGGTGGGCTCACCTTCGCGCTCGTGCTGGGAGTACCGGCGGGCAGTCTGCTCGGTGGAAGTCTCGGCTACCGCGGGGTGTTCGGGCTGATCGCGGCAGTGGCCGTCCTGATCGCGCTGGCCGTCCAGACCGCGCTTCCCAAAGTCCAGGCGCCACCTGCCATCAGCTTGCGTGAACGGTTCGCGGGAGTGACCGACAGGCGCGTGCAGATCGTGCTGGCGATAACGGTGCTTTCGGTCCTCGCAACAATGAGCGTTTACATCTACGTCGTGCCGCTGCTGGCCAAGACTGCTCACCTGAAGGGCGGCATTGTCGGCGTGCTGCTGCTGGTCTACGGGCTCGGTGCTGTGGTCGGCAACCTGATCGGTGGCCGGGCAACGGACCGCTTCGGCAGTCTTCGGACACTGGGCGTGGTGCTGACCGGATTCACCGTGGTGATCGCGACACTGACGCTGACCGCGACCACGGTGGTCGGTGCGGGGATTGCCTTGTTCGTGTGGAGTCTCTTCACGTGGGCGTTCAACCCGCCGATCCAGAACCTCCTGCTGGAGCTGGGCTCCGGCGGTGGACTGCTGCTGGCGATGAACGCGTCGGCGATCTACCTGGGCGCCGGACTCTCGGCCGTGGTCGGCGGCCTGGTGATCAAGCTGGTCGGCGTACAGCTGCTACCGCCCATCGCAGCCGGGCTCGGCGTGATCGTGCTCGCTCTGCTGGCAGTACTGCGCCGCAACCCCGCACTGGAAGCGATCGAGCACCTGGAGCCGGTCGAGTCCGAAGAGCGCCTGTCAGTAGCCGTCGCCGACTGA
- the bla gene encoding class A beta-lactamase, whose amino-acid sequence MRRAVAISMLFLLATSCAEPAATAVSPPSAPPATSTPAVAPFSALEKQYDARLGVYALDTGTGRTVTYRADERFAYASTSKALSVGALLSDGRNLDKLIRYTEADLVTYSPITEKHVATGMTLRQICDAALRYSDNTAANLLFRELGGPAGLQARLHRLGDRTTHVDRTEPTLNEATPGDIRDTTTPRAIATSLRAYTLGQALPIARRALLIDWMRRNTTGDTLIRAGVPKNWKVGDKTGSGGYGTRNDIAVVWPPGRSPIVLAIMSSRATADAKYDDALLAAATELVVPRLG is encoded by the coding sequence ATGCGTCGAGCCGTAGCGATCTCCATGCTGTTTCTCCTGGCCACCAGCTGTGCCGAGCCCGCTGCCACAGCCGTCTCTCCGCCCAGCGCGCCACCGGCGACCTCGACCCCAGCGGTGGCTCCCTTCAGCGCCTTGGAGAAGCAGTACGACGCCCGGCTGGGCGTGTACGCGCTGGACACCGGCACCGGTCGCACAGTCACCTACCGAGCCGACGAGCGGTTCGCCTACGCGTCGACCTCCAAAGCCCTGTCCGTCGGAGCCCTGCTCAGCGACGGCCGGAACCTGGACAAGCTGATCCGCTACACCGAGGCGGACCTGGTCACCTACTCCCCCATTACGGAGAAGCACGTCGCGACCGGTATGACTCTGCGCCAAATCTGCGACGCCGCCCTCCGCTACAGCGACAACACCGCCGCCAACCTGCTCTTCCGCGAGCTGGGCGGACCGGCCGGCCTCCAGGCCCGTCTGCACCGCCTGGGAGACCGTACGACGCACGTCGACCGCACCGAACCCACCCTGAACGAAGCCACACCCGGCGACATCCGTGACACCACCACGCCGCGCGCCATCGCGACCAGTCTGCGCGCCTACACCCTCGGCCAGGCACTGCCCATCGCCAGGCGTGCCTTGCTGATCGACTGGATGCGTCGCAACACCACCGGCGACACCCTGATCCGGGCCGGCGTCCCCAAGAACTGGAAGGTCGGCGACAAGACCGGCAGCGGCGGCTACGGCACCCGCAACGACATCGCCGTCGTCTGGCCCCCCGGCCGGTCCCCGATCGTCCTGGCGATCATGTCCAGCCGCGCGACAGCCGACGCGAAGTACGACGACGCCCTCCTCGCTGCGGCCACCGAACTGGTCGTCCCGCGCCTCGGTTAG
- the tuf gene encoding elongation factor Tu, giving the protein MAKSQFVRTKPHLNIGTMGHVDHGKTTLTAAITKVLAERYPNLNSFVAFDGIDRAPEEVQRGITINISHVEYETANRHYAHVDMPGHADYVKNMITGAAQVDAAILVVSAQDGAMPQTREHVLLAQRVGVPYLVVALNKADAVDDPELLDLVELEVRELLSEYGFPGDEVPVVRVSGLRALEGDPEWMKAVGDLLDAVDDYVPVPDRELGEPFLMPIENVLTISGRGTVVTGAVERGSLRVGDAIEVVGLGPTVASVAIGMETFGKSLESAEAGDNAAVLLRGVKRDEVRRGQVVALPGSVRPHRKFRAQLHALSTAEGGRHTPFAADYRPQFYFRTTDVSGGIDLGEITLVMPGDTIELGVELEKPVAMDVGLGFAVREGGHTVAAGTVTELLD; this is encoded by the coding sequence ATGGCCAAGAGCCAGTTCGTGCGGACCAAGCCGCACCTCAACATCGGCACCATGGGGCACGTCGACCATGGCAAGACCACGCTGACCGCCGCGATCACCAAGGTGCTCGCCGAGCGCTACCCGAACCTCAACTCGTTCGTCGCGTTCGACGGGATCGACCGGGCGCCCGAGGAGGTCCAGCGCGGGATCACGATCAACATCTCGCACGTGGAGTACGAGACCGCCAACCGGCACTACGCGCACGTCGACATGCCCGGGCACGCCGACTACGTGAAGAACATGATCACCGGCGCCGCCCAGGTGGACGCCGCGATCCTGGTCGTGTCGGCGCAGGACGGCGCCATGCCGCAAACGCGAGAGCACGTGCTGCTCGCACAACGCGTCGGTGTGCCGTACCTGGTGGTCGCGCTGAACAAGGCGGACGCCGTCGACGACCCCGAACTGCTCGACCTGGTCGAGCTGGAGGTCCGGGAGTTGCTGTCGGAGTACGGCTTCCCGGGCGACGAAGTACCCGTCGTACGGGTGTCCGGCCTGCGTGCGCTCGAGGGCGACCCCGAGTGGATGAAGGCGGTCGGCGACCTGCTCGACGCCGTCGACGACTACGTGCCGGTCCCGGACCGTGAGCTGGGCGAGCCGTTCCTGATGCCGATCGAGAACGTGCTCACCATCAGCGGCCGCGGCACGGTCGTCACCGGTGCGGTCGAGCGCGGGTCGCTGCGGGTCGGCGACGCCATCGAGGTGGTGGGTCTCGGCCCGACCGTCGCGAGCGTGGCGATCGGGATGGAGACGTTCGGCAAGTCGCTGGAGTCCGCGGAGGCGGGCGACAACGCCGCCGTACTGCTGCGTGGCGTCAAGCGCGACGAGGTCCGTCGTGGCCAGGTGGTGGCACTGCCGGGCAGCGTGCGGCCGCACCGCAAGTTCCGGGCGCAACTGCATGCGCTGTCCACCGCCGAGGGTGGCCGGCACACGCCGTTCGCCGCGGACTACCGGCCGCAGTTCTACTTCCGTACCACGGACGTGTCCGGCGGCATCGACCTCGGTGAGATCACCCTGGTGATGCCCGGCGACACGATCGAGCTCGGCGTGGAGCTGGAGAAGCCGGTGGCGATGGACGTCGGCCTCGGCTTCGCGGTCCGCGAAGGCGGCCACACGGTCGCCGCCGGCACCGTGACCGAACTGCTCGACTGA
- a CDS encoding Gfo/Idh/MocA family protein encodes MRFGLVGTGHWARVTHGPGLRAAEGVELVGVWGRSADKASRLATELGATGYDDYAELLEVVDAVAFAVPPKIQATMALEAAAVGKHLLLDKPVADSLDDARALAGEATAEGIASVVFFTGRFAPELRSFFAEVEETGGWRGGWCRMLASLDAPGNPYAESAWRREKRGALWDVGPHALSNLTAMLGPIASLQAVGGAGDLVHLVVTHESGATSTASLSLSAPPNGTSFETGLWGESGTTLLPRATTPATNSLSRAAEELVAAAESGDSHPVDVVFGTHIVELLASAEAQLH; translated from the coding sequence ATGCGATTCGGTCTGGTCGGTACCGGTCACTGGGCGCGGGTGACGCACGGGCCGGGGCTCCGCGCGGCCGAGGGCGTCGAGCTGGTCGGAGTGTGGGGCCGAAGCGCCGACAAGGCGTCACGCTTAGCGACCGAGCTGGGAGCGACCGGATACGACGACTACGCCGAGTTACTGGAGGTCGTGGATGCCGTCGCGTTCGCCGTACCGCCGAAGATCCAGGCGACGATGGCGCTCGAAGCCGCTGCCGTAGGCAAGCATCTGCTGCTGGACAAGCCGGTCGCGGACTCCCTCGACGACGCCCGGGCGCTGGCCGGCGAGGCGACCGCGGAAGGAATCGCGTCGGTGGTGTTCTTCACCGGCCGCTTCGCGCCGGAACTGCGGTCCTTCTTCGCCGAGGTCGAGGAGACCGGCGGCTGGCGCGGCGGCTGGTGCCGGATGCTCGCCTCCTTGGACGCCCCCGGCAACCCGTACGCCGAATCCGCGTGGCGCCGCGAGAAGCGAGGCGCCCTCTGGGACGTCGGCCCGCACGCGCTGTCCAACCTGACCGCGATGCTCGGCCCCATCGCCTCGCTGCAGGCCGTGGGCGGCGCAGGCGACCTGGTCCACCTCGTCGTCACCCATGAATCCGGCGCCACCAGCACCGCCAGTCTTTCCCTCAGCGCCCCGCCGAACGGTACAAGCTTCGAAACCGGCCTCTGGGGAGAATCCGGCACCACGCTCCTCCCGCGCGCCACGACGCCGGCTACCAACTCCCTGAGTCGTGCGGCCGAGGAACTGGTAGCCGCCGCCGAGTCCGGCGACTCGCACCCGGTGGACGTCGTCTTCGGCACCCACATCGTCGAACTCCTGGCCTCCGCCGAAGCCCAACTCCACTAG
- a CDS encoding outer membrane protein assembly factor BamB family protein — protein MVALRERWNELIPGSTALADDLVARYLGRNRRAYRDQYLETVLTGLDSLIQLSTDPTSVRLAAWFHRAVHEPGGAPAEDAEASARLAEQTLPAYGVDPIRIAEVARLIRLTGSLSTPPTDSYAPPRRDANGDVLLDAVNAALATAPSRYAAHASEVRRDAGDRATATERRYDEVREILDGHLYRTQLARQRMGAAARANLEAELAGLDSELPAPWRGWQQAALAALATFGAIAAAVVAIAAAGAPWQVPALESEAGWPPVVLAVVAFFSAPVLFRCARSSSQRARLISGALVAVAVTGLLVAWAQVPVTNPALGVGLRVPLLISALLLLLVAAGAALVGSLLRTRTARFLPSRNLGQQLAWLAVPGVIALALLLIVQPLARNYVLDSNERVEGGRRPAGEFPRSTLDGTVAWVSRALSGAGAEEAVGTKYGIAVPRQTGVVEMLDAATGELRWRYSRSDSDEKPDIYATGNGELLVAEFSDIGYLLLDANTGKRKAAWPGHTRDHSIQQADPLLTGEEVSKGSDKLRGTDPDGHERWTFEPGRCTDIGAVATADTVVAFLGHSCGDRPDEMSGLDLETGKKLWTKSPADMYRRPIVVGGLVVVAEPGGDSDVPAALVGIEPRTGDTKWRWLVPRNWACRTLLNAAGNLLVVVDCPGPATQVNTKTIITAIDTTTGRTAWQSTAPVNPRTRVAVTADARVISLAQARTGCVANIITRNGYRQSRLPEGITCTRAPRALGNLLLTSGDGTVIALH, from the coding sequence GTGGTGGCCTTGCGCGAACGGTGGAACGAGCTGATCCCTGGCTCGACCGCGTTGGCCGACGACCTGGTCGCGCGCTATCTCGGCCGGAACCGGCGCGCGTACCGCGACCAGTACCTCGAAACCGTGCTGACCGGGCTCGATTCGCTGATCCAGCTGAGCACCGACCCGACCTCGGTCCGGCTCGCCGCCTGGTTCCACCGGGCCGTGCACGAACCGGGCGGTGCCCCGGCGGAGGACGCGGAGGCGTCGGCGCGCCTGGCCGAGCAGACCCTGCCGGCGTACGGCGTGGACCCGATCCGCATCGCCGAGGTCGCCCGGCTGATCCGGCTGACCGGCTCGCTGTCCACACCGCCGACGGACTCCTACGCTCCGCCTCGCCGCGACGCGAACGGTGACGTCCTGCTGGACGCCGTCAACGCGGCACTCGCCACTGCACCCAGCCGCTACGCCGCGCACGCGTCCGAAGTACGCCGCGACGCCGGCGACCGGGCAACCGCCACCGAACGCCGGTACGACGAGGTCCGCGAAATCCTGGACGGTCATCTGTACCGGACTCAGTTGGCGCGGCAGCGAATGGGCGCTGCGGCTCGCGCCAACCTGGAAGCAGAGCTCGCCGGGCTCGACAGTGAACTCCCTGCTCCTTGGCGCGGTTGGCAGCAAGCGGCTCTGGCGGCACTGGCTACCTTCGGCGCTATCGCCGCCGCAGTAGTCGCCATCGCCGCGGCCGGCGCGCCATGGCAAGTTCCGGCTCTCGAATCCGAAGCCGGCTGGCCGCCGGTTGTCCTTGCTGTGGTTGCCTTCTTCAGCGCACCTGTGTTGTTCCGCTGCGCGCGTAGCAGCAGTCAGCGAGCTCGGCTCATCTCGGGCGCCCTAGTGGCGGTTGCAGTGACAGGGCTGCTGGTGGCGTGGGCGCAGGTTCCGGTGACGAACCCTGCGCTTGGTGTCGGGTTGCGGGTGCCGCTGCTCATCTCTGCATTGCTGCTGCTCCTAGTGGCCGCTGGTGCTGCGCTGGTGGGCTCACTGCTTCGCACGAGGACCGCACGGTTCTTGCCCTCGCGAAACCTCGGGCAGCAGTTGGCCTGGCTCGCGGTACCGGGTGTCATCGCTCTGGCGCTGCTGTTGATCGTGCAGCCACTGGCACGCAACTACGTGCTGGATTCGAACGAGCGAGTGGAGGGCGGCCGTCGCCCGGCCGGCGAGTTCCCACGGTCCACGCTGGACGGGACGGTCGCTTGGGTGAGCAGGGCCCTGTCGGGCGCGGGCGCGGAGGAGGCCGTCGGTACGAAGTACGGGATTGCCGTCCCGCGGCAGACCGGTGTGGTCGAGATGCTCGATGCGGCGACTGGTGAACTGCGCTGGCGCTACTCCCGCTCCGACTCGGACGAGAAGCCGGACATCTACGCCACGGGGAACGGTGAGTTGCTGGTCGCGGAGTTCTCCGACATCGGCTACCTGCTGCTCGATGCGAACACCGGCAAGCGCAAGGCGGCCTGGCCAGGTCACACCAGGGACCACTCGATCCAGCAGGCCGATCCGCTGCTGACCGGCGAGGAAGTCAGCAAGGGCTCGGACAAGCTGCGCGGCACCGATCCGGATGGGCACGAGCGCTGGACGTTCGAGCCCGGCCGGTGCACGGACATCGGCGCGGTCGCGACTGCGGACACCGTCGTCGCCTTCCTCGGGCACAGTTGCGGCGACCGGCCGGACGAGATGAGCGGGCTGGATCTCGAGACCGGCAAGAAGCTGTGGACCAAGTCGCCCGCGGACATGTACCGCCGGCCGATCGTGGTGGGCGGCCTGGTCGTCGTCGCCGAGCCCGGCGGCGACTCCGACGTACCGGCAGCGCTCGTCGGCATCGAGCCGCGCACCGGCGACACCAAGTGGCGCTGGCTGGTCCCCCGCAACTGGGCCTGCCGCACGCTGCTGAACGCGGCCGGCAACCTGCTGGTCGTGGTCGACTGCCCAGGGCCGGCCACGCAGGTCAACACCAAGACGATCATCACCGCGATCGACACCACCACCGGGCGAACCGCCTGGCAGAGCACGGCTCCAGTCAACCCCCGCACCCGAGTAGCCGTCACCGCCGACGCCCGCGTCATCTCCCTGGCCCAGGCGCGCACGGGTTGCGTGGCCAACATCATCACCCGCAACGGCTACCGCCAGTCCCGCCTCCCCGAAGGCATCACCTGCACCCGCGCTCCCCGAGCCCTGGGCAACCTCCTCCTCACCTCCGGCGACGGCACAGTCATCGCCCTCCACTGA
- a CDS encoding outer membrane protein assembly factor BamB family protein produces MDLRDQWNRLLPHAQPLGDDLLARYAEQHRHYHDQRHLTEMLETVDELADLAEDPETVRLAAWFHDAIYDPTAEPGENEELSAQLAELELSAYGVPAEQVDEIGRLIRLTAKHDCDPDDANGAVLCDADLRILSLPADRYDEYATGIREEYGHIGDRDFARGRMTFLQGLAGTALYATSRGHERWEAAARANLSRELSTWAPKAARPISGLIPMIYLGAALGVIVAASVLLGRGLGAAAHWPAAADESTGFPVWAPIAGTAVAAALTCAWYRRVQPRLVTIPALALIGLGVIAIGVCWWRWPAAQPGAAMSERWPYLMLASVALVLAGALLALARRLRLAPPYALAPPRALGLGVTLVCASLLAWIVVSAGEPFVQARLETANTVSTTTTVPPGVLPVQLDGELAWSREVPATGAIAGTAGGVAELRSDGVVMSDATTGQIRWRYARADVDGAASSGSRGLLVSGDGRTLAAHLPYAGNRAPSGIDLPTYAVLDAGTGKPLTEVHTDGTALAVDANQLLVAEGKYVVAHGVSNPTHWRTRLQCTVTQGVLLADQAVVVDACDDNHAVVRGLDLTDGKQRWEVDLGIRFELSAELDPTTWVGDMVAVPDSREVTGLVWTGAAGGTLYQWAVDVGEGRVLWTSPVPGTPRPRLGASSCDAQLTATHASLVLVTCRTNNEAGQVQNYDVSASSPADGTTQWHHLLPVPPKLQRPQYPRDGFGMLPDGRVVTLMPQPDGTCSPVLVGTTGILPRPIVAGPTAASVADTKKVTCDKPAVTVADGRPIFSDNTRLFALN; encoded by the coding sequence ATGGACCTGCGCGACCAGTGGAATCGCCTGCTGCCGCACGCGCAGCCGCTGGGCGATGATCTGCTGGCTCGTTACGCAGAGCAACATCGGCACTACCACGACCAGCGGCACCTGACCGAGATGCTCGAAACCGTCGACGAGCTCGCCGACCTGGCCGAGGACCCGGAGACCGTGCGGCTCGCGGCCTGGTTCCACGACGCCATCTACGATCCGACGGCCGAACCGGGTGAGAACGAAGAGCTCTCCGCGCAACTGGCCGAGCTCGAGCTGTCGGCGTACGGCGTACCGGCCGAGCAGGTCGACGAGATCGGCCGGCTGATCCGGCTCACCGCCAAGCACGACTGCGACCCCGACGACGCGAACGGCGCGGTCCTGTGCGACGCGGACCTGCGCATCCTCAGCCTGCCCGCCGACCGGTACGACGAGTACGCGACCGGGATCCGCGAGGAGTACGGGCACATCGGCGACCGGGACTTCGCCCGCGGCCGGATGACGTTCCTGCAGGGCCTGGCCGGTACTGCGCTGTACGCGACCAGCCGGGGCCACGAGAGGTGGGAAGCCGCCGCCAGGGCGAACCTGAGCCGGGAGCTGTCCACCTGGGCGCCCAAGGCGGCCCGTCCGATCTCCGGGCTGATCCCGATGATCTACCTGGGTGCCGCCCTCGGGGTGATCGTCGCAGCCTCTGTCCTGCTCGGCCGCGGCCTCGGCGCTGCCGCACACTGGCCCGCCGCTGCGGACGAGTCCACCGGCTTCCCGGTCTGGGCACCGATCGCCGGTACTGCGGTAGCTGCCGCCCTCACCTGCGCGTGGTACCGACGAGTTCAACCGCGGCTGGTCACCATTCCTGCTCTCGCGTTGATCGGCCTGGGTGTGATCGCGATCGGCGTGTGCTGGTGGCGCTGGCCCGCCGCACAGCCGGGCGCTGCCATGAGCGAGCGCTGGCCGTACCTGATGCTCGCCTCCGTCGCCCTGGTACTCGCCGGAGCACTCCTCGCACTGGCCCGCCGCCTCCGCCTCGCACCGCCGTACGCTCTGGCGCCACCGCGTGCGCTAGGCCTTGGAGTGACCCTCGTCTGCGCTTCCCTGCTGGCCTGGATCGTCGTGTCGGCCGGCGAACCGTTCGTTCAGGCCCGGCTCGAGACAGCGAACACCGTGAGTACCACCACGACCGTGCCGCCCGGCGTACTGCCGGTCCAGCTCGATGGTGAACTCGCCTGGAGTCGTGAGGTCCCAGCGACCGGTGCGATCGCGGGCACGGCCGGCGGTGTCGCCGAGCTCCGCTCCGACGGCGTGGTGATGTCCGACGCGACCACCGGGCAGATCAGGTGGCGCTACGCGCGCGCCGACGTCGACGGTGCCGCCTCCAGCGGGTCCCGTGGCCTCCTGGTCTCCGGCGACGGCCGGACGCTGGCGGCACACCTCCCGTACGCCGGTAACCGTGCACCGAGCGGCATCGACCTGCCCACGTACGCCGTACTGGATGCAGGCACCGGTAAGCCGCTCACCGAGGTACACACCGACGGCACGGCACTGGCCGTTGACGCGAACCAACTACTCGTTGCAGAGGGCAAGTACGTCGTCGCGCACGGCGTCAGCAACCCGACTCACTGGCGGACCCGGTTGCAGTGCACTGTGACGCAAGGCGTGCTGCTGGCCGACCAGGCCGTCGTGGTCGACGCCTGCGATGACAACCACGCCGTGGTTCGCGGGCTCGACCTGACCGACGGCAAGCAGCGCTGGGAGGTCGATCTGGGCATCCGGTTCGAGCTGAGCGCCGAACTCGACCCGACGACCTGGGTCGGGGACATGGTCGCCGTGCCGGACAGCCGCGAGGTCACGGGGCTGGTGTGGACGGGCGCGGCCGGCGGAACGCTCTACCAGTGGGCAGTGGACGTCGGCGAAGGCCGCGTGCTGTGGACCTCACCCGTCCCCGGTACGCCGAGGCCGCGGCTCGGCGCGTCGTCCTGCGACGCGCAGTTGACGGCGACCCACGCGTCCCTCGTCCTGGTCACCTGCCGCACCAACAACGAGGCGGGCCAGGTACAGAACTACGACGTGTCGGCATCGAGCCCAGCAGACGGTACGACGCAGTGGCACCACCTCCTGCCGGTGCCACCGAAGCTGCAGCGGCCCCAGTACCCGCGGGACGGCTTCGGGATGCTGCCAGACGGCCGCGTGGTCACGCTGATGCCGCAACCCGACGGCACCTGCTCTCCCGTCCTGGTCGGCACCACCGGCATCCTGCCCCGCCCGATCGTCGCCGGCCCGACCGCGGCCTCGGTCGCGGACACCAAGAAGGTCACCTGCGACAAGCCGGCCGTCACGGTCGCCGACGGCCGCCCGATCTTCTCCGACAACACGCGCCTCTTCGCCTTGAACTAG
- the sigJ gene encoding RNA polymerase sigma factor SigJ translates to MSTETGGDQSLGAIMSERRQLINVAYRLLGSLVDAEDVVQETYARWYAMSPEEQEAIQSPGAWLTTVASRICLDLLGSARARRENYVGEWIPEPLPGRTEWVSGRTGGATTDPADRITLDESINMAFLVVLESMTPAERVTFVLHDVFRYPFKEVAEIVGRTPAACRQLATSARRRVRDAEAPVTTPAQKAEVVRDFKLAWEAKDINALIGLLDPDATSIADGGGLVPAFLEPIRGGEEVARLMLEVARRVPVLGLVERTVNGQPGLVAQQNGVTVSVFAFDVVDDRIKHLWIIRNPEKLRPWTV, encoded by the coding sequence GTGAGCACCGAAACCGGAGGCGACCAGAGTCTGGGCGCGATCATGAGTGAGCGGCGGCAGTTGATCAACGTCGCCTACCGGCTGCTCGGCTCGTTGGTGGACGCGGAGGACGTGGTACAGGAGACGTATGCGCGGTGGTACGCGATGTCGCCGGAGGAGCAGGAGGCGATCCAGTCGCCGGGTGCCTGGCTGACGACTGTTGCCAGCCGCATCTGTCTCGACCTGCTCGGGTCGGCCCGGGCCCGGCGCGAGAACTACGTGGGGGAATGGATTCCCGAGCCGCTGCCCGGGCGGACGGAATGGGTGAGCGGACGAACCGGTGGTGCGACGACCGACCCGGCCGACCGGATCACGCTCGACGAGTCGATCAACATGGCGTTCCTCGTAGTGCTCGAATCGATGACGCCGGCGGAGCGGGTCACCTTCGTCCTGCACGACGTCTTCCGCTACCCGTTCAAGGAGGTCGCCGAGATCGTCGGCCGGACGCCGGCGGCCTGCCGCCAGCTGGCCACCTCGGCCCGTCGCCGGGTTCGCGACGCCGAGGCGCCGGTGACCACGCCGGCCCAGAAGGCCGAGGTCGTCCGGGACTTCAAGCTGGCCTGGGAGGCCAAGGACATCAACGCCCTGATCGGGCTCCTCGACCCCGACGCGACGTCGATCGCCGACGGCGGCGGTCTGGTCCCGGCGTTCCTGGAGCCGATCCGGGGTGGCGAGGAGGTCGCGCGTCTGATGCTGGAGGTCGCCAGAAGGGTGCCTGTGCTTGGACTGGTCGAACGCACGGTCAACGGTCAGCCGGGCCTCGTCGCCCAGCAGAACGGTGTCACCGTCTCCGTCTTCGCCTTCGACGTCGTCGACGACCGGATCAAGCACCTGTGGATCATCCGGAACCCGGAGAAGCTGCGTCCCTGGACCGTATGA
- a CDS encoding ArsR/SmtB family transcription factor encodes MSTSKALPQPDREEIRIEDVLQALGEPVRLQIVRLLADLPDGIACGEIDLQVTPSTRAHHLRILREAGVISTHTEGTRRISSLRREDLDCLYPGLLPGVLAAPR; translated from the coding sequence ATGAGCACCTCGAAAGCCCTGCCGCAGCCCGATCGCGAAGAGATTCGCATCGAGGACGTGCTGCAGGCCCTGGGCGAGCCGGTCCGGCTGCAGATCGTGCGGCTCCTCGCCGACCTGCCGGACGGCATCGCGTGCGGCGAGATCGACCTCCAGGTGACGCCGTCGACCCGGGCTCACCACCTGCGGATCCTGCGCGAGGCCGGCGTCATCAGCACCCACACCGAGGGCACCCGGCGAATCAGCAGCCTGCGCCGCGAAGACCTCGACTGCCTGTACCCCGGCCTGCTCCCCGGCGTCCTGGCCGCTCCTCGCTGA